The following are encoded in a window of Arthrobacter sp. NicSoilB4 genomic DNA:
- the pstB gene encoding phosphate ABC transporter ATP-binding protein PstB, whose protein sequence is MSKRIDVKDLNVYYSKFLAVEDVNINIDAKSVTAFIGPSGCGKSTFLRTLNRMHEVIPGARVEGEVLLDGDNLYGPGVDPVTVRSQIGMVFQRPNPFPTMSIRDNVLAGVKLNNQKMSKGEADALVERSLRGANLWNEVKDRLAKPGSGLSGGQQQRLCIARAIAVEPQVILMDEPCSALDPISTLAIEDLINELKDEYTVVIVTHNMQQAARVSQKTAFFNIAGTGQPGKLIEYGDTHTMFSNPTQKATEDYVSGRFG, encoded by the coding sequence ATGTCTAAGCGCATCGACGTCAAGGACCTGAACGTCTACTACAGCAAATTCCTTGCCGTCGAAGACGTCAACATCAACATCGACGCCAAGTCCGTCACCGCCTTCATCGGTCCGTCCGGCTGCGGCAAGTCCACGTTCCTGCGCACCCTGAACCGCATGCACGAGGTCATCCCCGGCGCCCGGGTCGAGGGCGAGGTGCTGCTCGACGGCGACAACCTCTACGGGCCCGGCGTGGACCCCGTGACGGTCCGTTCGCAGATCGGCATGGTGTTCCAGCGCCCCAACCCGTTCCCCACGATGTCCATCCGGGACAACGTGCTGGCCGGCGTGAAGCTCAACAACCAGAAGATGTCCAAGGGCGAGGCCGATGCCCTCGTGGAACGCTCACTGCGCGGCGCCAACCTGTGGAACGAGGTCAAGGACCGCCTCGCGAAGCCCGGCTCGGGCCTTTCCGGCGGCCAGCAGCAGCGGCTCTGCATCGCCCGCGCCATCGCCGTGGAGCCCCAGGTCATCCTGATGGATGAGCCCTGCTCCGCCCTGGACCCGATCTCCACGCTCGCCATTGAGGACCTCATCAATGAGCTCAAGGACGAGTACACCGTGGTGATCGTGACCCACAACATGCAGCAGGCCGCCCGCGTGTCCCAGAAGACTGCCTTCTTCAACATCGCCGGCACCGGGCAGCCGGGCAAGCTGATCGAGTACGGCGACACCCACACCATGTTCAGCAACCCGACCCAGAAGGCCACCGAGGACTACGTCTCCGGCCGCTTCGGATAG
- a CDS encoding inorganic phosphate transporter yields MFLFALVVVFAGAFAFLNGFRDASASVALAVRTRALTPTVSVLLAGFFNFIGAGLSAALALAVSRTWVQLPAGENGLAILMAGLASAVLWGLYTWWRGIPSSSTHALVGGLAGAGVASVAVGGNAVGGVDTSLLFQVVLPLLISPALAFAGAYLLVWPATWAARYTPPNVVNSRSRRAQSIAAGAVAFAHGLQDGQRTSAVLILALLASGLSDVGEMPVWVAVFTAVLLTAGTLAGGWRISYTIGYRLIRMDPMRGSLAQLLSSVMLLVGAIGLHLPISTTHTVTSAVLGSGSNQRFPDTNRKVVIEVLMFWVLTPLVTAAAAFVLALALSPLAEL; encoded by the coding sequence ATGTTCCTGTTTGCCCTGGTGGTCGTCTTCGCCGGGGCATTCGCCTTCCTGAACGGTTTCCGGGATGCCTCGGCGTCGGTAGCACTGGCCGTGCGGACCCGGGCCCTCACCCCCACCGTTTCGGTACTGCTGGCCGGGTTCTTCAACTTCATCGGCGCCGGACTCAGCGCCGCCCTGGCCCTCGCCGTGAGCCGGACGTGGGTGCAGCTCCCCGCCGGCGAAAACGGGCTGGCCATCCTGATGGCGGGCCTTGCCAGTGCCGTGCTCTGGGGCCTCTACACGTGGTGGCGGGGCATCCCGTCGTCGTCGACCCACGCGCTGGTCGGCGGGCTGGCCGGCGCCGGCGTCGCAAGCGTCGCCGTCGGCGGGAACGCCGTGGGCGGCGTTGACACGTCATTGCTCTTCCAGGTGGTGCTGCCGCTGCTGATCTCACCTGCACTGGCCTTCGCGGGCGCCTACCTGCTGGTCTGGCCCGCAACCTGGGCCGCGCGGTACACACCGCCGAATGTCGTCAACAGCCGCTCGCGGCGCGCCCAGAGCATCGCCGCGGGAGCCGTGGCCTTCGCCCACGGCCTGCAGGACGGCCAGCGCACCAGCGCCGTCCTGATCCTGGCGCTGCTGGCGTCCGGGCTGTCCGACGTCGGCGAGATGCCGGTCTGGGTGGCCGTGTTCACCGCGGTTCTGCTGACCGCCGGGACCCTGGCCGGGGGCTGGCGCATTTCGTACACCATCGGTTACCGGCTGATCCGGATGGATCCTATGCGCGGTTCCCTGGCGCAGCTGCTCAGCTCAGTCATGCTGCTGGTCGGTGCCATCGGGCTGCACCTGCCCATCTCCACCACGCACACGGTCACCTCGGCCGTGCTGGGGTCCGGATCCAACCAGCGATTCCCCGACACCAACCGGAAAGTGGTGATCGAGGTGCTGATGTTCTGGGTGCTCACGCCGCTTGTCACCGCGGCCGCGGCCTTCGTGCTGGCGCTTGCCTTGTCACCGCTCGCGGAGCTCTGA
- a CDS encoding nuclease PIN: MKLRLFPQEPAGLNLLAQLARQIVLATGTLSEILGAPATENDRLVEDMHNHEAKCAELHFALLTHMRTTFVSPLPREDMYALSRYLNEAMEKLDAAAELVSLYKLDRLPKRAADQLEIISRQAELTVDAMRNLDNLDDLEDYWIEILRLSKRAERSHRVWVADMLNEMKSARYARTRDIADELVGVTRDMRRIATQVGSIIVKES; encoded by the coding sequence GTGAAGCTGCGCCTTTTCCCCCAGGAGCCCGCCGGGCTGAACCTCCTTGCCCAGCTGGCACGCCAGATTGTGCTCGCCACAGGCACCCTCTCGGAGATCCTTGGGGCGCCCGCCACGGAGAACGACCGGCTGGTGGAAGACATGCACAACCACGAGGCCAAGTGCGCGGAGCTGCATTTTGCCCTGCTGACCCACATGCGGACCACGTTCGTGAGCCCGCTCCCCCGCGAGGACATGTATGCCCTGTCCCGGTACCTCAACGAGGCAATGGAGAAACTTGATGCCGCCGCGGAGCTGGTGTCGCTCTACAAACTCGACCGCCTGCCCAAACGCGCCGCGGACCAGCTGGAAATCATCAGCCGGCAGGCGGAGCTCACCGTGGACGCCATGCGGAATCTGGACAACCTGGACGATCTTGAGGATTACTGGATCGAGATCCTCCGCCTCTCCAAGCGCGCAGAACGGTCGCACCGGGTCTGGGTCGCGGACATGCTCAACGAGATGAAGTCGGCGCGGTACGCCCGCACCAGGGACATCGCCGACGAACTGGTCGGCGTCACCAGGGACATGCGCCGGATCGCGACCCAGGTGGGCAGCATCATCGTCAAGGAATCCTGA